A portion of the Juglans microcarpa x Juglans regia isolate MS1-56 chromosome 1D, Jm3101_v1.0, whole genome shotgun sequence genome contains these proteins:
- the LOC121241260 gene encoding E3 ubiquitin-protein ligase SHPRH isoform X2, giving the protein MGRKKQSHPHHSVKAVVESHHIAEAGPRNQQAINTEHVQNNEFNIIDEPYFVELDRASWASDEHLDISEVVLIDLNLREGFSGCEVNDDFLLDSKYSLRFRLCNINEFVGRIKLGHWPVLSSSDVSLEFIEICTRKDKMTHSVILSGSFDGPEEGISALVHLASLKFMTLRPVMGVTSLGNTSSLRVRVEILKSAFEACESLLENTRQLWKRSMMNVMAWLRPEVMTSEGRYGVNTSAEMEIDLHMEMRNGNLDTKKRARLDAAGFYEAIKPSKADPMLEHDILDLLPDLRPYQRRAAYWMIQRENGDSRSFSFFSPLCLRVDFIGTCTKMFYNPFSGNISLHPEQSPPYVFGGILADEMGLGKTVELLACIFSHQKSASEDDIFIDSQSELQKSNIKRLKRERVECICGAVSESRKYEGLWVQCDICDAWQHADCVGYSPKRKLKSGEVSGVQRCEKKSMIKSKGYTRRKKTANIAVRDGEHICPLCLELMHATESPLATGATLIVCPAPILPQWHAEIIRHTRPGSLRTCVYEGVKITSLSNTSGVDISKLVSADIVLTTYDVLKEDLSHDSDRHEGDRRFMRFQKRYPVNPTPLTRIFWWRICLDEAQMVETNAGAATEMALRLYAKHRWCITGTPIQRKLDDLYGLLRFLKASPFDVSRWWSEVVRDPYERRDAGAVEFTHKFFKQIMWRSSKKDVADELQLPPQDECVSWLIFSPIEEHFYQRQHETCMSYAREVIDSLKDVFLKRKVQGCVSSDAFADPFVTHAEAGKLLNTLLKLRQACCHPQVGSSGLRSLQQSPMTMEEILQVLIGKTRIEGEEALRRIVVALNGLAGIAIIENKFCQAVSLYKEALALVEEHSEDFRLDPLLNIHIHHNLAEICSEQLHLEGQQFPGSCEKKALKMHGIEECNQQEVKRRKVSGEDDVDFTFEADPAYCTSSISENSSNGDQECDIEPHLSSSYITERSLRPVCEDIKQKYLSAFSSKLSVAQLEFRKSYMQVSNAFRDRKNQHRVWWLEALHHAEQNRDFSSELIRKIEEAISRAPNNSRSSRISSRFRSLSSLKYHIQTGLDQLEASRIVLLDQLLGIDRTMEKPKEEDIERVRYCRNCKVNGDGPACVACELDGLFQDYEARLFRLNKEDGGMITSAEEALHLQKKNSARNRYFWNVPPPDLSSSVRKKRDVGERVVVSKSPSELEIVLGVIKGYCKAQLGSEGMSAANMQLQILEGMRREYGHARSLATAQAQVLCAHDELKMATTRLHISENENEKAVDALSRDELPSASVQYSDDKFSSLTLLSRVKGKLRYLKGLVLSKQKSPLESPTNSSLTQEIGRLSTSTEHKSGCVPKADDETCPVCQEKLSNQKMVFQCGHVTCCKCLFSMTEQRVHDNKFRPKWVMCPTCRQHTDFGNIAYADDRKNEFFNSPVWHTYQGREKCEESMIVQGSYGTKIEAVTRRILWIKHTDPKAKILVFSSWNDVLDVLEHAFTANEITFIRMKGGSFVSIGNHILP; this is encoded by the exons ATGGGTAGAAAGAAGCAAAGCCATCCTCATCATTCCGTTAAGGCAGTAGTAGAAAGCCATCATATTGCTGAAGCAGGGCCGCGGAATCAGCAAGCTATAAATACCGAGCATGTGCAGAACAATGAATTTAACATAATTGATGAGCCATATTTCGTGGAACTTGATCGGGCTTCTTGGGCTTCAGATGAGCACCTTGATATTTCGGAAGTTGTTCTAATAGATTTGAATTTGAGAGAAGGTTTTTCTGGTTGTGAAGTGAATGATGATTTTTTACTGGATTCCAAGTATTCCTTAAGGTTTAGATTGTGCAACATTAATGAATTTGTAGGTCGTATTAAACTAGGTCATTGGCCTGTGTTATCCTCTAGTGATGTATCTTTAGAATTCATAGAAATATGCACAAGAAAGGATAAAATGACACACTCAGTGATTTTGTCGGGTAGTTTTGATGGACCAGAAGAGGGTATTTCTGCTCTTGTTCACTTGGCAAGTTTGAAGTTTATGACACTGCGGCCAGTTATGGGGGTTACATCTCTAGGGAACACATCATCTCTCAGGGTGAGGGTGGAGATTCTTAAAAGTGCCTTTGAAGCTTGTGAGTCACTTTTGGAGAATACAAGGCAACTATGGAAAAGAAGCATGATGAATGTCATGGCTTGGCTGCGTCCGGAAGTAATGACTTCAGAGGGTAGGTATGGAGTTAATACATCAGCAGAAATGGAAATTGATTTGCACATGGAGATGAGAAATGGCAATCTCGATACAAAGAAACGTGCAAGGCTTGATGCTGCTGGGTTTTATGAAGCCATCAAGCCATCCAA AGCGGATCCAATGCTTGAACATGACATACTCGACTTGCTTCCTGATCTGAGACCATATCAACGCCGTGCAGCTTACTGGATGATCCAACGAGAGAATGGAGATTCAagaagtttttcatttttctctcctttatGTTTGCGTGTGGATTTTATAGGCACATGTACAAAAATGTTCTACAATCCATTCAG cggAAACATTTCTTTGCACCCAGAGCAATCTCCACCATATGTCTTTGGTGGAATTCTTGCTG atgagatgggTTTGGGAAAAACAGTTGAACTGCTTGCTTGCATCTTTTCTCATCAGAAGTCCGCATCTGAAGATGACATATTTATTGACTCTCAATCAGAATTGCAGAAATCTAATATTAAGAGATTGAAAAGGGAGCGTGTTGAGTGTATATGTGGGGCTGTCAGTGAAAGTCGAAAGTATGAAGGATTATGGGTACAGTGTGATATATGTGACGCTTGGCAACATGCAGATTGTGTTGGGTATTCacccaaaagaaaactaaagtCTGGTGAAGTTTCTGGTGTACAACGATGTGAAAAGAAGTCAATGATCAAGTCAAAAGGGTACACAAGAAGGAAAAAGACAGCTAACATTGCTGTGAGAGATGGGGAACACATTTGCCCATTATGCTTGGAACTGATGCACGCGACTGAATCTCCCCTTGCTACTGGTGCCACTCTTATAGTCTGCCCGGCTCCAATATTACCCCAATGGCATGCCGAAATTATACG TCATACACGTCCAGGTTCTTTAAGAACTTGTGTCTATGAAGGTGTGAAAATCACTTCTCTTTCAAATACATCTGGTGTGGATATCAGTAAGCTTGTCAGTGCTGATATCGTATTAACCACATATGATGTGCTCAAAGAAGATCTGTCACATGACTCTGATAGGCATGAAGGTGATCGACGCTTCATGAGATTCCAGAAGag GTATCCTGTTAATCCAACTCCGCTCACCAGAATATTCTGGTGGAGGATTTGTTTGGATGAGGCTCAAATGGTGGAAACTAATGCTGGTGCTGCCACAGAAATGGCTCTTCGGTTATATGCTAAGCATCGCTGGTGCATAACAGGGACTCCAATACAACGCAAACTGGACGACTTGTATGGGCTTCTACGATTTCTTAAAGCAAGTCCTTTTGATGTTTCGAGGTGGTGGAGTGAAGTTGTACGAGATCCGTATGAG AGGAGAGATGCAGGAGCTGTGGAATTTACACATAAGTTCTTTAAACAAATCATGTGGCGTTCATCAAAAAAAGATGTAGCAGATGAGTTGCAGCTTCCCCCTCAGGATGAGTGTGTTTCTTGGCTCATTTTCTCACCAATTGAAGAGCACTTTTACCAAAGGCAACATGAAACTTGTATGAGTTATGCCCGTGAAGTAATTGATAGTTTGAAAGATGTTTTTCTCAAGAGAAAAGTCCAAg GTTGTGTATCTTCTGATGCTTTTGCTGATCCTTTTGTGACCCATGCGGAGGCTGGAAAGCTACTGAACACACTCTTGAAGCTTCGCCAGGCCTGCTGCCATCCTCAAGTAGGAAGCTCTGGCCTGCGTTCTTTGCAACAATCCCCCATGACTATGGAGGAAATTCTACAGGTGCTCATTGGTAAGACCAGGATAGAAGGGGAAGAAGCTCTGAGGAGAATAGTTGTTGCTTTAAATGGGCTTGCTGGGATAGCTATAATTGAGAACAAATTTTGTCAAGCAGTGTCATTGTACAAGGAAGCATTGGCTTTAGTTGAAGAGCACTCTGAAGATTTTCGTCTAGACCCTCTATTGAATATTCACATTCATCATAATCTTGCTGAGATCTGCTCAGAACAACTCCACCTAGAGGGACAACAGTTCCCTGGAAGCTGTGAAAAGAAGGCCTTGAAAATGCATGGGATTGAAGAGTGTAATCAACAAGAAGTGAAGAGGCGAAAAGTGAGTGGGGAAGACGATGTGGATTTTACATTTGAGGCTGATCCAGCATATTGTACATCGAGCATATCAGAAAATAGCTCAAATGGTGACCAAGAATGTGATATTGAGCCCCATTTATCATCCAGTTATATTACTGAAAGATCTTTAAGACCAGTGTGTGAGGATATAAAGCAGAAGTATTTATCTGCGTTTAGTTCAAAGCTATCCGTAGCTCAACTAGAGTTCAGAAAATCTTACATGCAG gttAGTAATGCATTTAGAGACAGAAAAAATCAACACAGAGTTTGGTGGTTGGAAGCCCTTCATCATGCTGAGCAGAACAGGGACTTCTCGAGCGAGTTGATCAGAAAGATTGAAGAAGCTATCTCACGAGCTCCAAACAATTCGAGGTCATCAAGAATTTCATCCCG ATTTCGAAGCTTAAGTTCTCTAAAGTATCATATCCAGACTGGTTTGGATCAATTGGAAGCCTCTAGGATAGTGTTACTTGATCAACTTCTGGGAATTGATCGTACAATGGAGAAACCAAAAGAGGAGGATATTGAACGTGTGAGATACTGTCGAAATTGCAAGGTCAATGGGGATGGTCCTGCATGTGTTGCCTGTGAACTAGATGGATTGTTTCAG GATTATGAAGCAAGGCTTTTTCGTCTTAATAAAGAAGATGGGGGGATGATTACATCTGCTGAAGAGGCCTTACATTTGCAGAAGAAAAATTCTGCACGCAACCGGTACTTTTGGAATGTACCACCGCCAGATTTATCATCCAGCGTTAGAAAGAAGAGAGATGTTGGAGAAAGAGTTGTG GTTTCAAAATCTCCATCCGAGTTGGAGATTGTTCTTGGGGTTATAAAGGGCTATTGCAAAGCTCAGTTAGGAAGCGAGGGTATGTCAGCAGCCAACATGCAGCTTCAGATTCTAGAG GGCATGCGGAGGGAGTATGGCCATGCAAGATCCTTGGCTACAGCCCAAGCTCAAGTTCTGTGTGCGCATGATGAACTTAAAATGGCTACAACACGATTACACATAAGTGAAAATGAGAATGAAAAAGCTGTTGATGCTTTGAGTCGAGATGAATTACCTTCAGCTAGTGTACAATACTCTGACGACAAATTCAGCTCCTTAACCTTGTTGTCACGTGTAAAAGGGAAGCTTCGTTATTTGAAG GGTCTGGTACTATCGAAACAAAAGTCCCCACTGGAAAGCCCTACTAATTCCTCATTAACTCAAGAGATTGGTAGGCTGTCGACTTCTACAGAGCATAAAAGTGGATGTGTACCTAAAGCTGATGATGAAACATGCCCAGTTTGTCAAGAAAAGTTGAGCAATCAAAAGATGGTTTTTCAGTGCGGGCATGTTACTTGTTGTAAAT GTTTATTTTCAATGACAGAGCAGAGAGTACATGATAATAAGTTTCGACCTAAATGGGTAATGTGCCCAACATGCCGACAGCATACAGATTTTGGAAATATAGCTTATGCTGAtgatagaaaaaatgaatttttcaatTCACCTGTGTGGCATACATATCAAGGTCGTGAGAAGTGTGAAGAATCTATGATTGTTCAGGGTTCGTATGGAACAAAG ATTGAAGCAGTCACAAGAAGGATCTTGTGGATCAAGCATACAGATCCAAAAgcaaaaattcttgttttctcGAGTTGGAATGATGTCCTTGATGTTTTGGAGCATGCCTTCACTGCTAATGAGATCACCTTTATCCGGATGAAAGGAGGCAG